The Vicinamibacteria bacterium DNA window GCAGCCCCTGGACCCAGGCGGCCATCGCGCAGGCATGGCGCGCCGCGCAGGAACAACTGGAGATCGACTGATTCTCATCAATCGGGAATCGCGGCAAAGAGGAACCTGCCCGCCAGTGGTATAGTGCCGCCGCTTTGAGCGAGAGCGCTCTCTACACCCTGATCCTCGGAGTGTACTTCGCCGCCATGTTGTCGCTCGGCTTCTGGTTCGGCCGGAGGGTCAGAACCGACCGAGACTACTTCATCGCCCGGGGAAAGCTGGGGCCGGCGACGATTGGGTTCTCGTTCTCCGCGACTCAGATGAGCGGAAGTAGCTACATGGGGGCGGTGGGAACCCAGTCCGTGCTCGGCTACGCTTTCATTCCCGCGGGCGTCTCTTCCGCCTCCGCTCCCTGGTTCTCCTATATTTTGCTCGGCGACCGCCTGAGAAAAATTGCGGGGAAGATGGAGAGCGTCACGCTCGTCGACGTCTTCGAGAAGAGGTACTACAGCAACGCCGCCGGCCTCGTCGCGACCTTCATCATGCTCGTCGCCTTCGTGCCGATGATCTCGGCGCAGCTCAAAGCTGCCGGAAACGTTTTCGAGGTTCTGCTCGGGGTGCCTTATGTCGCGGGGCTGTTCTTGTTCGGAGGCATCGTCATCCTGTACACGGTCCTCGGCGGCATGTTCGCCGTCGCTTGGACCGATCTGATTCAGGGCGTCATCATGATCGTGGGTTTCGCGATCCTGGCGCCCGTCGCCGTCGGCGCCGCCGGAGGTTTCTCCGAGATGCACCGGCAGTACAGCGAGCTCAACCCCGGCGGCATCTCCTTTCTCGGAAACATGCCGGCGGTGTGGGTAGTGTCGTCCTTCGTCGTTTGGGGTTTCTTCCAGATCGGCGGCGCTCCCGCCTCGGTGACCCGGTTTCTCATTCCCGAGGACGACCAAACGCTTCGCGCCGCCATGGTTTACTCGGTGACGTTCCAGAGCTTTATTTACCTGTGTGCCGGTCTCGTTGCGATCTCGGGGGGCGTTCTGCTGCCGAATCTGGCCCAGCCGGATCTTACCGTTCCCACACTCATCACCGAGCTGCTCCATCCCGTCGTGGGAGGAGTGATCGTGGCCGCCATACTCGGCGCCACGATGTCCACGATCGATTCGACGCTTCTTCTGGCGGGCTCGCTCGCCGCCGAGAACGTCTACACCAAGCTCGAGCGGCTCGCGGGCCGTGAGGTCGAGCCCCGAGCCGGGCTCAGGATCGCGCGGCGTGCGACGCTCGCCATCGGCCTCCTCGCCCTCGTCGTGTCTATCAAGCCGCCGGCTGCGATCCTGTGGATCGTCACCATCGCCTTCAGCTTGATGGCGTCGGCCTTCACGTTTCCATTTCTGCTGGGGCTCTGGTGGCCGCGTGCGACTAAAGAAGGCGGAATCGCAGGGATGATCGGAGGCTCGCTGGCGTGCGTCTCCTGGTACGTTGCCGGCTATCTGGAGTATCAGTCCTTCGACAACTGGATTGGCGGGATCTGGCCGGCGATCTTCGGGCCGTTCGTCTCCCTCCTTCTCGTCGTCGTCGTAAGCAAGCTCACGGCACCCCCTCCCCAGGAAATCCGGGAGCTCTTCTTCGATAGCGGTTCGACCGG harbors:
- a CDS encoding sodium/solute symporter (Members of the Solute:Sodium Symporter (SSS), TC 2.A.21 as described in tcdb.org, catalyze solute:Na+ symport. Known solutes for members of the family include sugars, amino acids, nucleosides, inositols, vitamins, urea or anions, depending on the system.), whose protein sequence is MSESALYTLILGVYFAAMLSLGFWFGRRVRTDRDYFIARGKLGPATIGFSFSATQMSGSSYMGAVGTQSVLGYAFIPAGVSSASAPWFSYILLGDRLRKIAGKMESVTLVDVFEKRYYSNAAGLVATFIMLVAFVPMISAQLKAAGNVFEVLLGVPYVAGLFLFGGIVILYTVLGGMFAVAWTDLIQGVIMIVGFAILAPVAVGAAGGFSEMHRQYSELNPGGISFLGNMPAVWVVSSFVVWGFFQIGGAPASVTRFLIPEDDQTLRAAMVYSVTFQSFIYLCAGLVAISGGVLLPNLAQPDLTVPTLITELLHPVVGGVIVAAILGATMSTIDSTLLLAGSLAAENVYTKLERLAGREVEPRAGLRIARRATLAIGLLALVVSIKPPAAILWIVTIAFSLMASAFTFPFLLGLWWPRATKEGGIAGMIGGSLACVSWYVAGYLEYQSFDNWIGGIWPAIFGPFVSLLLVVVVSKLTAPPPQEIRELFFDSGSTGPELN